The Cytobacillus sp. NJ13 sequence ATGGCAATTGCTCCCCAGCCGAGACCTGCACCATATCCAGCCAGTACAACCACATCCCCGTCTTTAATTTTGCCTTCCTTTACCTCTTCATGAAGACCAATAGCTATCGTAGGTGCAGAAGAGTTTCCGTAATATTGTATGGTTTTGGTATGAACTTTTTCCATGGGAAAGCCTAGGCGTGCTGTACCTGCTTCAATGATCCGCAAGTTGGATTGGTGAGGGATGATGAAATCGACTTCCTGCAAGCTCAGGCCAGATAGTTCCAAAACTTTATGTACCGCTTGGGGAAATCTGTCTACTGCAAATTCGAAAACGGCTCTTCCGTCCATTTTGATGTGCTTGTTTTCATCAAGATGAAGATATTTTCCCCCGCTTCCATCCATTTGCATATGGATGCCGAGAATACCATTGCTTTTATCCACCTGACCTAATACAACAGCAGCAGCGCCATCTGAAAACAGCAGCGCCGTCTTTTTATCCATCGGATTCAAGAGGGAGGAGCATTTGTCGACAGCAATGACTAATACGTTTTTATACAATCCTGTCTGAACAAACTGGGCCCCGGTTGCCAGGGCTGTGATAAAGCTGGAACAGCCTGAATGAAGGTCCAGCCCAGCACAATGTGCAGCACCGATTCTGTCCTGAACCAGCGCAGCGGTAATGTGGGTGTCATGCGTGTTTGTTCCAATAATGACCATGTCAATATCCATCGGGTTGACCCCTGCGTCTTCTATCGCACGTTTTCCAGCAATTTCGCACATATCTGTAAGTGATGAGTCGGGAGATTCGTAGCGTCTTTCCAGTATGCCCGTTTTTCTGCATATTTCTTCTTGTGTAATACCGAAACGTCTGGCAATCATCTCATTTGTTATAATATTTTCTGGAATGTTTACACCGATTCCTAAAACACCTGCACTGAACAAAGCAATGACCTCCTGAAATGAGTTAATTTTTACCATTACATTTTATCACATAATTGGACAAATTTTGCAGTATTGAGAGTTTTATAATTTCGTAAAAAAAATACTCAGAGCATTTCGCCCTGAGCAATCTTCATTTCATTAGTGCTTTTACCAAATGTCACCGCGCTCTTTTTTTAGAGCCTTCATTTTTTCAACCCATTCATCGACTCTCTGCTTGATTTCATCACTTTCCGCCTCAGCTGTATTTCGGTTTTTTTCATAGAGTTCTAAATAGAGGTCCTTCATTTGCTCGCTTCGTTCATAGCCCCAATCACGAAGTTCTGATCGCTGCTCATCAGTGATCCAGCCATTGTCTCCCATGACTGTAACAGCATCAAGGATTCGATGTGCTTCACGCCTGCCGATTGTAAATAATTGGCTGGGATAAACTTCTCCCAGTTCATACTCATCCATCATTTCCCATGGGCTTGGCGACAATGTAAATGCCCAGGCCAGGTCGCCAGCAGAAGGAAGCCACTCGTATTGGATCGTGTTTTTCAATTCATCCGGGTTATCCGCTTTTAAATATTCCCCATTGCCGGCTTCGGCTACTGCTCTTAATTGGTTCTCGGCTTTCCCATCTACATCAAACCCAATGATATTCACAGTATTGCTGCTGTTGTTTTTCACAAGGTTTTTACTGGCCAGGACGGGGTCGCCATCACATGTTTCGGCACCGTCACTGACAATGTAGATCGTTGTGGACCCATCATAACCGCTGCTCATTTCTGCAGCCTTTTGAATGGCACCGGCAAGCGGTGTCCAGCCTTTGCTTTCAAATGAATCCACCGCTTCGTGGAACTCCTTCTTGGAATATTTCCCCATTGGGTAGACTTCCTCTACTCCTGAGCAGGAAATTTCCTTATCAGCGTCCGTTTCAGAGCCTTTATGGCCATATACAACTAGGGAAACTTCGCTGCTTTGGCCAATTGTCTGGGCGAAACTCTTTACGGCACTTTTAGCAATATCCATTTTCATTTTGCCGCCTGCCTGCAGCAGCATGCTTGAACTGGCATCAAGAAGAATAATGGCCTGTTCTGATGCCTTTTTTTCTTCCCCAGGTTCTGATTTAGCGGGATCCGGCAGGTAAGGCTCTTCAAAATCCGGTTTGTAGGAATTGGACTTTTCAATGATGTTTTTATAATTCGGACTCGCCAGCAGGGAAAGAAGCCCTTTTTTTATCGAGTCTGTATCTTTGGCTTCTTTCGTAAGCTCTTCTAGTTTGGGGGTCATCTTGCTTATAAGCTCAGGATCAGTTTCAGGTACATTGAATTCAATGGCCTCAATGTCCTTTTCGTATGTGAGCCCTTCCATTAGTGTTCCAGGGGCCAGTTTCAGCAGGCTTTCTTCAGAAATCTCTAAATTAATATTCTCAGACTCTGCTAAAATGCTTTCCTGCTTTTTTTCTTTCTTGTCTTCTTGTGTCTGTTCTCCTTTACCTGATGAATCAGCTGCCGCTTTCTCTTTGTCATTGCTGCATGCTGAAAGAATCAATGCGGCAAACAGCAGCCATAAAGCATAACGTTTCACAGAAATTCTCCTCTTTGTTTAAGTTTTACTAATAATAGAGTTTAACATGGATAAAGCTGGGTTTGAAGTAATTTCCATATGATAGGATTTTTTTACAGCAATTTGGTATAGTTGAAGAAAGATATAGCAGAGGAGGCAATCCGTTGGTAACAGTATTTCCGATCCTTGAAACAGAAAGATTAATTTTAAGAGAAGCAATTGAAGAAGATGCAAAAGATATGTTTGTATACCTGTCAGATCACCTGGTTGTAAAGCATATGGGAATCTCGGCCTGTGAATCTGTCGAAGAGGTGCTGGATGAAATTGAATGGTATAAATCCATTTATAAAAATCGCACGGGAATGCGCTGGGGTATCACCCTAAAGGATTCCGGGAAGGTCATCGGGAGCTGCGGTTTCCTGAACAGGAACCCCAGACATTTCCGAAGTGAAGTCGGTTATGAACTAAGCAGAGAGCATTGGGGGAAAGGGATAGCCAATGAAGCCCTTGAGAGAGTTTTAAAATTCGGATTTGAACACCTTGAGCTTGAAAGAATAGAAGCCCTGATAGAGCCTAAAAATCTCTCATCCCAGAAGCTGGTTGAGAGGCAGGGATTCACGAGAGAAGGTTTACTTAGGCATTATGAATATGCAAATGGAAAATTTGATGATTTGTATATGTACTCTATTTTAAAAGGAGATTTGTAGAAGTACTGGAGTTTTGGAATACATATTGGGTTTGAGTGAAAAAATCAATCCGCTGGGAGGATATTTTAATGAACTACAATGGCCGTACCTTTGTTTCTGTTCAAAATACAGAGAATGGTGAAGTATCATCAAAGACCTTTTTTCAGTATAAACAGGAGGGAAACATTATATCTGCTGCTTATGGCGGGGGAGAGATTATTCAGGGGACACTTATTGGAATTGTAAATGAAGATGGCAGTTTAGAATTTAGATATAACCATGTGAATAACAAAAATGAAATACGCGGTGGAAAATGTCATTCAAAACCTGAAATATTGCAAGACGGCCGCATCAGGCTATATGAAAAATGGCAATGGCAGGATGATGAAGGGACTGAAGGTCATTCGATTATCGAGGAAGTAAAAGAATAAAGCTTTATAGGCGGCATGGGCGCCGGAGGGAATTATCCCTCCGCATGCAGCTTCAGGTTCTGTCTGCTTCTTTTTGTTTTTTCTTTCGTTAACGTGAAGAAGAAAACAAAGCCGATGAATGATGTAATAAACAAAATGGCACCCATTGGTACGGCAGTGTTTTCATCAATGCTCACTAAAGGGGAAACAGCTGAACCCAGCACTAAAGGAAGCATGCCAATAACGGCGCTGGCACTGCCAGCACGGTGCCCCTGATTTTTCATGGCCAATGTAAACGAGCTGGTGATGATCATACCCATTGAAGTCATATAGATAAAAATCGGAATGACAAGCATAAATAGCGGCCCTTTAATGATGGTCATGATTAAAAGTAAAGAAGTGGCACTGACGGCAATGCAGACGGCTGTCCGGAGCAGACTTCTTTCCGGAATGACACCTGCCAGGCGGCCAATTAGGAAACTCCCCGTAATGATGGCCAATCCATTAATGCCAAACAGGATGCTGAACACCTGAGGCGATACCCCATAAATCCCCTGATAGACAAAAGGTGTCCCCGAAACATAAGCAAAGCTTCCGCCATGTATGAATCCTACGATAAGGGCATACCCGATGAAGGAGCGGTCCCTGAAAAGGCCACCCATGCTTTTAACGGAATTTCCAATGGAGCTTGGGATCCGTTTTTCTGGAGGAAGGGTTTCTTTTAATCGGAAATAGATCACAATGGTAATAAATAATCCCAAAAAGCTTAGAAAATAAAATATGGTTTCCCAGCTTGCGAAAGGAATCAGAAGCAAGGCGCCGCCTGTCATTGGCGCTATCATCGGAGCCGTTGCATTAATGACCATAAGCAAGGCAAAAAATTTCGTGAGCTCTTTTCCGCTGAACACATCACGGACAACTGCCCGGGATAGGACGATTCCAGCAGAGGCGGTTAATCCCTGCAGAAAGCGGGCTGCAATAAAGGCTGCAATATTAGGTGAAATGGCGCATAAAAGGGAAGATACGGCAAATAGAGAGATCCCGATTAGAAGAGGTTTTCTTCTTCCATGCGAATCACTGAGCGGTCCGACAATAACCTGTCCGGCCGCAAGTCCAATCAAACAGGCTGTTAAACTCATCTGAACAAGTGAAGCTCGGGCACTGAAATCGTCAGCGATATCTGGAAAGCCTGGCAAATACATATCAATATTGAATGGCCCCAAAATTCCAAGCATGCTAAGAAGAAAAGCCAGCGCAAGCCTCTCTTTTCCAGTCGGATTGTGAATCATGTTAAACACCTTTCTTTCTATGAATCTGTTAATCTTTTACATAAATATCGCTAGTATACGCGAGGAAAAGGAGGATGTCCAGCGGAGAATGCTGTAAATAAAAAAATCCATGGCCGAATAGCCACAGACTTAATCATTAACAATTGCAGATCATCAATACATTTCCATCCAAGTCCTGGAAGTTGAAAAAAGCAAAATCTCCAATACGCTCTATTTCCTTTACAATGGTAATTCCCTGATCTTTAACAAACGTGTATGCCTCATCAATATCCTGGACGAAGAAATTAAATAAAACGTGACCGGAAGGATCCAAGCTGAAGGATGGATCAAAGGTGTGGTCATCCAGTGTAAGACCGGTTTTAGAGGTGACAGGAATGTTGTATACCGGGGATTCTACAGTATCCTTATGAAAAGGCAATCCAAGCAGGATGCTATACCATTCAGCCGACTTTTTCAGGTCGCTGACATGAATAAAAACATTGTTCACTTTGCTTGCAATCGGGGAAGCAATTGATTTCATATACTCACCGCTTTCATTATGATTATTTTACATATTCACCATAAGATGGAAAAACCCTTTAATTTAAGGGTTTAGCTTGTGTATTTCCCTGGCGGCAGCTTCCAAAATGTACACAACTGGAACTTGAGTCGTAATATTGGACTGCTCAAACGTTTCCTCTGTCACATAATAGGCGATGTTCAAATCAGAAACCTTCGCAATAGTTGAGAGCCGGCTGTTTGTGATGCTGATGATTTTACTGCCTTCCTGCTTCAGCTGGTTAAGATGGGTGATTGTAAAAGGAGTTTCCCCTGAGACAGATAAGGCAATTGTGACACTGCTGCTGCGGATGCTGGAATAGATCGGAAAATGAGGATCTTTGATATACAGTGAAAACTTGCCAAGACTCGAGAAATATCTGGCTCCGTACTCAGCCAGTATGCCTGAGCTTCCGATTCCTATAAATATAACGTTATCTGCCGTATTAATAAGTTCTGCTGCCTCTCTGATTTTTTCCTCTAAATCACCCCTTAGCGTTCGCTCGAAGAACTCGACGATAGATTGCTTGGAACCTTGTATAGAGGACTTTTTATTTTCCTGCAAATATAATTTAAACTTTATCTTAAATTCAGTATAACCCTCACAATTCAGCTTTCTGCAGAACCGTAAGATGGTGGCAGTAGAAACATGGGTTTCATCAGCAAGTTCACGAATCCGCATATAAGGAATCTTTTCTTTGTTTTGACAAATGTAGTGGTATATGGATGTTTCTAAATCATTGAAAGATGCGATGATTTCGTTTGAAAACATGATTCAGTAATCCTCCGGCGTAAAAATAGTCAGGCTTATTCTATCACATGGAGAAACAATATGTTACTTTGATGTAACAAATATCAAAATGCGGTTAAACAAGACTTAATTAACTCTAATTATTTACATACCCTTTGACTCGATTTAAGCTTTTTCTATATCCCTTTTCGGGTAACATAAAAACTCCATTTAAACAAATATTAAAAAATAGCAGGTATTGGAGGGAATGAATTGAAAAAATACGATTTTCCTAAAGGTTTTTTGTGGGGAGGCGCCACTGCAGCGAACCAAATTGAAGGCGGATATAAGGAAGGGAAAAAAGGCTTGAATATTGCGGATGTCCTTCCCGGAGGAAAAGAACGATACAATATCTTAATGAAGCCTGGGTTTGACTTCGAAATTCATGAGGATCAATTTTATTATCCCAATCATGAAGCAATCGATTTCTATCATCGATATGAAGAAGATATTGCCTTATTTGCCGAGATGGGCTTCAAGTCATTCCGCATGTCGATAGCCTGGACCCGCATTTTTCCGAATGGTGATGAGACGGAGCCAAATGAAGAAGGACTTGCTTTTTATGATCGTGTTTTTGATGAATTGCAGAAATATGGAATTGAGCCGGTTGTAACGATTTCCCATTACGAAATGCCTCTTCACTTAGTAAAAGAATATGGCGGATGGAGAAACCGCAAAGTTGTCAGCTATTTCGAGAGGTTCGCTAAAGCGATTCTGTGCCGGTATAAAGATAAAGTAAAGTACTGGATGACTTTTAATGAGATCAATAGCGGATTGGTCATGCCAATTAATGGGCTTGGCTTCTCTTATCAAAGTGAAGAAGATAAATACCAGCCGACATTCCAGGCCTATCACCATCAATTAGTCGCAAGCGCAATCGGGGTAAAGGCATGCCATGAGATCATTCCTGAGTCAAAAATTGGCTGCATGATTTTATTTGCGCCTGTGTATGCCTATGACAGCAACCCGGAAAATGTCATGTATGCTCTGCAGGAAGAGCAGCTTTTCAATTACTTTTGTGGTGATGTACAGGTGCGCGGGGAGTATCCGGCTTTTATTAAAAGGTACTTTAAGGAACATCATATCAGCCTGGACATACAGGAAGGCGACCTGGATTTGTTAAAGGACGGCACTGTTGATTATATTGGCTTCAGCTATTATATGTCCCGCACTGAAAAGAAGGTTAAATCAGATGCAGATTCCTCGGAAGGGAACATCATTGGCGGGGTAAGGAATCCTTTCCTGGAAACAAGTGACTGGGGCTGGGAAATCGACCCTGAGGGTTTGCGGATCAGCTTGAACAAGTTATATGACCGCTATCAGAAACCGCTCTTTGTCGTAGAAAATGGACTTGGGGCCTATGATAAGGAAGAAGAGGATGGCAGCATCCATGACGACTACCGGATTGACTATCTTCGGAAGCATATAAAAGCAATGGGTGAAGCAATAGAAGATGGCGTTGAGTTAATGGGCTATACAAGCTGGGGCTGCATCGATATGGTCAGCATGTCAACAGGCGAGTTTTCAAAACGTTATGGCTATATTTATGTAGATAAGCATGATGACGGAAGCGGAACATTAGAACGAAAGAAGAAGAAGTCTTTTTATTGGTATAAAGATGTAATAGAGTCAAACGGAGAAAAACTATAACAAACTCAAAATGGCTGCCAGGGGCAGCCTTTAATTGTTTATTAAAGGCTTGTTTAGGAGACATTAACTAATGAAAACATCTGAATGGAGCAAAATATGGACAAGTAACGGAAATAATATTGCAGAGGTGCTAAAATGGAGGCATTTCCAATCATTCATACTAACTTCTGGGATGCTATAATCGCAGTGCCCTTAGTGGTTCTGCTGACTCAACTGGGCAAAGTGCTCTTTAAAATTCCAAAACCATTTATTCCTGGGCTGGCTAATATCCTTGGATTAATCATTTCGGTTTTCTTTGCGCACAGGAATAATCTGTGGGCGGGAATTTTCATGGGCTTTTTTTATGGAAATGCGGCATCAGGCTTATATTCTTCCTTAAAAACACAAATCCTTGCATTCAGGAAAACTGGTGAATAGGGAAATGAAGAAAAAAGCCGAGTCTCGCTTTAATTAAAATATATGTTTTATTATACCCCCATAATATAAAGATTCTCCTTCGTATTCTTTGAATATAATCAAACACAAGTCACGAGGAGAAAAATATGAAATCACCAGCTAAGGGAGCCCTTGCGATGGTAATAGCAGGGTCTATCACGTTTTCAGTTGCCAATGGCATACTGAAAGCTACTAAACTTTTTTCAGAGGAACACTCTTCTGTTTTATCAGGTATTCAACAAAAATCTGAAGTAAACAGACAAGTTAACAAGAAGGGGGAAGCAAAAGTACCGGCTGCGCAAGAGAATGAGAAACAAAAGCCGATTACTGAAGATGTTCCTGCTTTTGAAGAATCATTAAAAAAGGAAGAGAAAAGCAATAAGATGATTGTTGCTGTTCAAACGAATACCGAAATATCCAATCGAAAACCTGCTGTTAATCCTGTTTCAAAAGCTGTATCTGCCTCAAACGAAAAACCATCAGTACCGGAGCCAGCCTCTGCGCCTGCGGGAAGCAAGACAACAAATGAAGCAGCGAAACCTGAGGCCAGCACAAAAGATCCAAACACACCTGCCTCTGGCACAGGAGGAGTTAGCACAACAAGTCCTCCTGCAAAAACACTCAACCATGGTCAGCAGGTTTCCCAAGCCGCAAAAGAAAAAGCTGAGAGTAATCGGGTTAGCAAAGGAAAAGAAGACGAAGAAAACAATGGGAAAAATCATTAAATCTATCAGAAAGGATCATCAGGAGACGGTGGTCCTTTTTCTTTATAGTCAATAGTTTATTCAGCTAAAAGGCCTCTCCCCAACTGGGAAAGGCCATTAGAATCATTTACTATTCACAATAGAATTATCCTGGGTTACATTGCCTTTTCGTTTAAGTTTATTCCAGCCAACGGTTACACCTTTTATAGCGGAGAATATCGATTTTACGACAACATAGGTCATCAGCTGCTTATATAAAATTCTCTGTAAAAACAATGAGGCCAGTGGTTTAGGGCTTTCTTTCTCCAGCCTGAAAGCATATAGGGAGGTAAAGAAATCCATCAAGTAAAAAAGAACAAATCCAATGGCTGCTTTTTCAGGTTTTGTGCTGAAAAGAGCAAAGATAAACAATATATCTGCAATAGGAGAAATAGTTTGATAAACATATTGAAAAAGCCACATGTTAGGAAGAGCAACATAACCTAATGAATGATGTTTTTTGTTAAATAATGCCTCACGATGTTTCCAAAGGCATTGGAGAGTACCATATACCCATCTGTAGCGCTGCTTTGCCAGGCTTTTAATATCTTCAGGCACTTCTGTATAAGCATATGCCTTTTCTTCGAATTCAATTTTCTTCCCTTTGCGCAATAGTGCAAGTGTGATATCCGTATCCTCTGCAAGTGTATCCTCACTAAAGTAACCAGCTTCTTCAACTGCAGACTTTTTCCATGCACCGATGGCACCTGGTACCACGGTAATGCAATTGAGAGCTGCAAAGGCTCTTCTTTCCAGGTTAAAGCCTGTCACATATTCAATATGCTGCCAGTTCGTTAGGAGATTCCCCTTATTGCCAACCTTTACATTACCTGAAACAGCAGCCACTTGATCATCTTTAAAATGGCTAACAAGCAAAGAAATGGCATTTTCTGCGATGAGGGTATCAGCATCTAAAGCAATCACTATTTCCCCCTTAGCTTCCTTAAATCCAAGGTTTACAGCCGAAGATTTTCCGCCATTTGTTTTTCTAATTAACCTCACGCGGGGGTTGTCTGCAAAAGCTTCTTCAACTGCACGAGCAGTATGATCCTTTGAGCCATCATCTATAATCAGTATTTCAAAATCCGGATAGTCACTGGATAAAATTGAATCTACGGTTTTGCATATGACTTTTTCCTCATTATAAGCAGCAATTACTACACTGACATGAGGAGTAAAGCAAGGGTCAATCTTGATCTCTTTATACCTTTTGACCTGTTTCCTGGACAGGAAAACAAGAAAAATAATACGGAAAATACCTAAAAGAATGGCTGAGTAAAACAAAAAGCTAATTCCAGTGTTCCAGCTTTTAATGATCTTAAATACCGCCTTATCATAAACAGAATAAGGGTTTTCCTGATCAGCAATAGGCATGATCTCACTATCAGTTTTCCCAATTAAACCAGCAGTTGTCGTAAACGTGTAGCCGCGATTTTTAAGTGTTTCAATAATAATCGGAAGGGCTTCCACTGTTTTGGAGCGGTCACCGCCAGCATCATGAAGCAAAATGACGTTACCTTGGGACAGCTGATCCAAGGTTAGATTTACAAGTTCATCTGCTGAAGATCCTTGCCAATCACCAGAGTCAATGGATTGGCCGACCATGGTATAGCCCAGCTTCTGAGCTTCCATAATAGGAAGCTGCTCGTTTCTTGTGCCCAGTTCCGTATCTGCTATGTATGGAGGGCGAAAAAGTGTCATAGAATGGCCGGTTATGCCTTGAATTAAGCGTTGAGTTGCATTCAATTCCATACGTAAACGAGATGGTGTGATGGATGTAATATCAGGGTGTGTAAAGGTATGATTTCCGATTTCGTGCCCTTCATCATAAATCCTGTTAACCAGCTGAGGATGCATCATTGCATTTTCTCCAACGATAAAAAAGGTGCCTTTTACCTCATATCTCTTCAATATGTCCAATATTTTTGGTGTGTAGGCTGGATCCGGACCGTCATCAAAAGTAAGGACGATTTCTTTTTTGCTGGAATTACCATGGCGGATTACTTCAAAAGGCTTTGGATATTTAACATAGGATTCCTTTTTTATCATTCCATTGGAATCCATTTCTATCGTCCTTTTTCCTTTTTCAGTTTGTGAAGCGATTTTCAAAACCTCTCCGTTCCCTGTATGAAGTGCTGAGAAAGGACTTTCAACAGTACTTAGCACTGGAGAAGGATTAATGTTTTCCTTAGGCTTGTTAAGAAATCTCCAGATAGAGGGATCCTCGGAACCGAGACGCCATATTGCTATTCCGGTAGAGCCGTGATTTATTGCAAGGTTCATCTGGTTATAAAATGTAGCAGCATCCAAAAACCAGACAGTATGATTTTTTCCATTTTGTCTGTACCGTAAGTACGGGTTTCCAGCTTCCTTACTCCAATTGATATTGAGGTTAGCCTCGCTCCCCAGCTTCATAATATCTCCAAAAGTCAAGTCAGCTGCGGGCTTACCAGAATCTTCTTCCCAGTCGTAACCGTATGTTCCTAAGCCTGCAACCAATTTTCCGGAGGGAATATCAGCTTGATTCAAGTTCTCCTTTACCCAATTGGTTTGAGCTACAGGACCTGGTGTGCTCATGGAATAATGCTGGTCATAGAGCATGACAATCACACGGTCAGCGTATTTTGCTAAAGAAGCATAATCGTAGCTTTCATCATTCGGCGGAACATCCAATGTCACCATTAAACCTTCCTTGTGGAAGGCTTTATAAACCTTGCTCATGAACTGAGTAAAATGATCCTTGTCAGCTGGTTTAATTGCTTCAAAGTCAATATTAATACCTTCAAATTCATTTATTTTCACATAAAAAAGCATATCTTCAATAAAGCGGTCTTCAGCACCTGGAGCCGTGAATAACCGGTGGAGAACATCTGAATCCCATTTGTTGTCTATAAAATTATTCACTAATGGCAGAATTTTGATTTCATGTTTTTTTGCTTCTTTTACAATGGACCAGTCAATTGAGGACTTGAGATATAGATCTGGTGTAACATGCATCCACTCAGGGACTAGAGTGGTTATGGACTCTTTATTTTTCTTGAAAGATGTTTTGCTATTCTTGTCCCAATTGACATAGAATCCATACACCTCTTGTTTTTGTGTAGTTTGTGACATGTTTAGCTTTTCTGATTTATCTGCTTCAGAATTTATCTTTTGAATCTGAGATGCCAAATCTTCTTCACTAAAGGCATTGCTAATCGGATCTATATTTGTACTTGATGGGCTTTGATCCAGATGCAGCTCAGGAAACTTGGGAGTTGTATTCATGCTCTCTATAAAAAATGTAAATATAATAACAATTAATAGAGTGAAGCCCGCACTCATTCGTTTAATGAGGGACCACCGGCTTTTAGCAGGGTCAAGAAATATATATTCCTGTTTTTCCTCATTTTTTTTCAGCCCCAGGTTATAAAACCAGTGGAAGAAAAAATAGCAGACTAGTCCAACTAAACCTCCGAAGATTCCTGATGCAATTGATTCAGAAGTTAATATTTTGCTTTTAAGGGATGAAATTAGCCAGTAATCTTCAAATGGGCCAAAATCCATGTAAGGCAGCTCGTGTATGTATGGTATAAACACAGTAATCAGAGTGCCCAGGAATAAGGCAATAATATTAAGACGCAGCAGCAGTGAACAAACAAACAATAATGGAATTCTAAAACTATCCAAAGGTAAAAATGCCAGAAAAAAACCTAGAGTGCTTGCAATTGCTCCTGCATTTCCGGAGACAGGTGCAAACAAAGATCTGACAATCCACCTGAAAAAACGATCCACATTCATTCCCCCTAAGAAGTAATGTCGAATTATGTATAATAATTAATAGCTTAGGAGTGTAAATACAATTTACTCCAAACATCCAGCGGATCATTATTTCGACAAAAAATGACCATCAACTAAAAATTTAGGTTGTCATTATACAATTTTGGGGGTAGGATGAAAAAATGTGTTTGTTTTTTTATGGTAATTAACGCGATTTACGATGATTCAATGTAAATAGGTGATATTTGTTTCATTCAAGTTAATTTGAACACATTATCTCCTTGTCTGCTCTTTAAGATTTCCAGAAGCTGTTCCGACATATAGTTTGAATCATATTCAAATCCATGATTTATCCATTCCGTAATCATTCCCAGTATTGCATGTACATAGAAGCTTGTCTGCAATTCACGATTGATTTTTGGGTTAAACTGTAAACCTTTAAGGTCTTTCAAAGTTACCTCTTTCAGTACATCGCACAATTTGCTTTGCAATCCAGATAATGCATTAGATTTTACCATTAGGGAATAGAATTCTTTTTTATGACTAACATGTTCAAAGATTTTAATGGCAGAAGAGGTAAGGGTCTTTAACTCGAAGGTTTCTGTGTTTTTGTATGGTTCGCGATAGGAGGAGATTAAATCTTCTATAACATCATCGACCATTTCATCGAGGATATCCTCTTTGTATTCATAATGCTTATAAAATGTTCCCCTGTTGAGATTGGCTGTCTTCACGATATCTGTTACGCTAATTTTTTTGAATTCTTTCGTTTGCAGTAAGGATAATAGGGCATCCATTAAGGCTTGTTTCGATTTTGTTATTCTTCGGTCTATAGGGAGATTTTGCTTATTGGACATAAATGGCCT is a genomic window containing:
- a CDS encoding 6-phospho-beta-glucosidase; translated protein: MKKYDFPKGFLWGGATAANQIEGGYKEGKKGLNIADVLPGGKERYNILMKPGFDFEIHEDQFYYPNHEAIDFYHRYEEDIALFAEMGFKSFRMSIAWTRIFPNGDETEPNEEGLAFYDRVFDELQKYGIEPVVTISHYEMPLHLVKEYGGWRNRKVVSYFERFAKAILCRYKDKVKYWMTFNEINSGLVMPINGLGFSYQSEEDKYQPTFQAYHHQLVASAIGVKACHEIIPESKIGCMILFAPVYAYDSNPENVMYALQEEQLFNYFCGDVQVRGEYPAFIKRYFKEHHISLDIQEGDLDLLKDGTVDYIGFSYYMSRTEKKVKSDADSSEGNIIGGVRNPFLETSDWGWEIDPEGLRISLNKLYDRYQKPLFVVENGLGAYDKEEEDGSIHDDYRIDYLRKHIKAMGEAIEDGVELMGYTSWGCIDMVSMSTGEFSKRYGYIYVDKHDDGSGTLERKKKKSFYWYKDVIESNGEKL
- a CDS encoding polysaccharide deacetylase family protein, yielding MDRFFRWIVRSLFAPVSGNAGAIASTLGFFLAFLPLDSFRIPLLFVCSLLLRLNIIALFLGTLITVFIPYIHELPYMDFGPFEDYWLISSLKSKILTSESIASGIFGGLVGLVCYFFFHWFYNLGLKKNEEKQEYIFLDPAKSRWSLIKRMSAGFTLLIVIIFTFFIESMNTTPKFPELHLDQSPSSTNIDPISNAFSEEDLASQIQKINSEADKSEKLNMSQTTQKQEVYGFYVNWDKNSKTSFKKNKESITTLVPEWMHVTPDLYLKSSIDWSIVKEAKKHEIKILPLVNNFIDNKWDSDVLHRLFTAPGAEDRFIEDMLFYVKINEFEGINIDFEAIKPADKDHFTQFMSKVYKAFHKEGLMVTLDVPPNDESYDYASLAKYADRVIVMLYDQHYSMSTPGPVAQTNWVKENLNQADIPSGKLVAGLGTYGYDWEEDSGKPAADLTFGDIMKLGSEANLNINWSKEAGNPYLRYRQNGKNHTVWFLDAATFYNQMNLAINHGSTGIAIWRLGSEDPSIWRFLNKPKENINPSPVLSTVESPFSALHTGNGEVLKIASQTEKGKRTIEMDSNGMIKKESYVKYPKPFEVIRHGNSSKKEIVLTFDDGPDPAYTPKILDILKRYEVKGTFFIVGENAMMHPQLVNRIYDEGHEIGNHTFTHPDITSITPSRLRMELNATQRLIQGITGHSMTLFRPPYIADTELGTRNEQLPIMEAQKLGYTMVGQSIDSGDWQGSSADELVNLTLDQLSQGNVILLHDAGGDRSKTVEALPIIIETLKNRGYTFTTTAGLIGKTDSEIMPIADQENPYSVYDKAVFKIIKSWNTGISFLFYSAILLGIFRIIFLVFLSRKQVKRYKEIKIDPCFTPHVSVVIAAYNEEKVICKTVDSILSSDYPDFEILIIDDGSKDHTARAVEEAFADNPRVRLIRKTNGGKSSAVNLGFKEAKGEIVIALDADTLIAENAISLLVSHFKDDQVAAVSGNVKVGNKGNLLTNWQHIEYVTGFNLERRAFAALNCITVVPGAIGAWKKSAVEEAGYFSEDTLAEDTDITLALLRKGKKIEFEEKAYAYTEVPEDIKSLAKQRYRWVYGTLQCLWKHREALFNKKHHSLGYVALPNMWLFQYVYQTISPIADILFIFALFSTKPEKAAIGFVLFYLMDFFTSLYAFRLEKESPKPLASLFLQRILYKQLMTYVVVKSIFSAIKGVTVGWNKLKRKGNVTQDNSIVNSK
- a CDS encoding TetR/AcrR family transcriptional regulator translates to MSNKQNLPIDRRITKSKQALMDALLSLLQTKEFKKISVTDIVKTANLNRGTFYKHYEYKEDILDEMVDDVIEDLISSYREPYKNTETFELKTLTSSAIKIFEHVSHKKEFYSLMVKSNALSGLQSKLCDVLKEVTLKDLKGLQFNPKINRELQTSFYVHAILGMITEWINHGFEYDSNYMSEQLLEILKSRQGDNVFKLT